Within Vespula vulgaris chromosome 23, iyVesVulg1.1, whole genome shotgun sequence, the genomic segment GATAAAGATTTTCGATGGTTGAATAGCGTTTATAATCGTGGAAAAGATAAGTAAAAAGGAGCAAGATTTCAACGCGAAGGGTGAGAGAAGATCAGTTCGAGGATCGGCATATCGTACGGTGgtaaaagtgaaaaagtaGCGCGAGGCCTTATGTCAAGTCAGCTCAGTGTTGGGAGGGCCAACGACGTGTGCCAATATGAAGAAGCTCTTTTCAAAGATCGAAAACACGTCGAAGGAACCCAACAGTTATTTAGGAAAGGTGTTCGTAGTTGGACGATACACTGTAACCGTCGAAGAAGTCCTGGCGGAAGgtagatatctatatgtatctTTCTACCAGCCTTGGATTCTCTGCCTTCCAAATACGCCTCTACCCGCCCCTCACCTTATCTCCCCTCCCTCTATTCAATGAAAGCTTTACAGTTCGCAGTTTTTTCCTTTGACTTGAATATTTCCGATCTTTATCCGATGATCTAGTCTTTGTTGCACgactttgtttgtttttacaacaaattataatctactttctattatttttctctacgtctttacaaatatattattcgtatCATTTCAAGACCGAGTTCATCAATAAAAGATCGTGTACAACTTTTCTCACAATACTTAATAACCAATTTGatcaaattcaaatatttaactaTGTAATCCTGTTTGAGGCTTTTCTGAGATaacattttatcgatttttaatagatGAATCGTTTATTTTGCGATATTGAGCGATCGATGTTTCATCGGTactatgtttatatattgCATAAGGTACACGGCGATAAGTCAGTAAAGATCGTACAAATTTAGATGTacgatatttctttgattGAGTAACAAATGAATAGATCACATTATATTAACATTACTTATTACCTACTGTagttatattgtaatataattcaatgttgtcattataatacattttttcataatgatatattcatttaatatgcgcacgcatacacgtacgatatacattcatttatttaatgttttcatattaacgaatattatattttcataaaatgtataaacaatTGAAGAAGAATTTATACCAATCTGCTCACTTGACACACCGTATTACAAAGTTGTTACTGCATAAATACATTAcataaattctaataaatatttataacctTTACAGGCGGATTTGCCATAGTATTTTTGGTCAAAGCTTCGACCGGCCGATATGCACttaaacgtatgtacgtgAATAACGAACATGATCTCAATGTATGCAAGAGGGAAATACAGATCGCTGTAAGTAAAAAGATTGCTgtgacaagaaagaaagaaatgtgcttattattttatagtactcataaaattttttaactttgaatacattttataaaaatggcTTTTAAAGCGTTATAACTATTTtagtttcttatttatatttattttgtgctTATAGAGCAACCTGAGCggacataaaaatattataggaTATGTAGATAGTAGTATCACACATACAGGTGGAGGAGTACACGAGCTTTTACTTTTGATGCCTTATTGTAAATCTCAAGTTCTTCAAATGATGAATAATAGGTAAATATGATGttgtaaataatttagaaaaattaattactacaAATCATTTATACATTCCTTCACAAACCGGATTATGAATTTATACTAGATTGCAGACTGGTTTTAATGAATCAGAAATCCTTCAAATTTTTTGTGATGTTTGTGAGGCTGTATCTCGGCTACATCATTGTCAAACACCCATTATTCACAGAGATCTAAAGGTGAATTATtcataatcaaatataataatagttgtaaaaataacaattttcatatttatattttcataggTTGAAAACATACTGTTTGCTGATTCTGGGAATTATGTTCTTTGTGATTTTGGTTCAGCAACAGGAAAAGTTCTCAATCCAAATATTCAAGGAGCTGCAGTGgttgaagaagaaattaaaaaatatacaacttTGAGTTATAGAGCACCGGAAATGGTTGACATGTATTGCGGGAAACCTATAACTACAAAAGCAGATATATGGGTAAATTATTGGTTttgattgttttttcttttcttttgttttaaaataacTTCTGTTTCTtatgtattttgttttagGCCCTAGGTTgtttattgtataaattatgtttctttACTTTACCATTTGGTGAAAGTACACTTGCCATACAGTCTGGAAATTTTACAATACCAGATAATTCAAGGTGTGTAACGTgatgtatgtaatgtataaaattcttataatttatgaaatattattatgtaatttgtttttatagatatagtaAAGCTCTCCAttgtttaattcgatatatgtTGGAACCTGATCCAGATGTTAGACCTGATATTTATCAAGTTTCAGTGATTGCTTTCCAAATTCAAGGAAAAGAATGTCCTGTTCAAAATCTACATGTAAGTTATACTTCACTAAAGATATTTCTagttttcatattatttataataacttattatttttttatgtattaacgttatatttactttatctttTACAGAAAACTCCAACGCCTACGTTAGATTCTTTGCCATGTCCTTTAAtggaaaatgataatattaagagATCATCATCTGTTAGAACTCCTAAACCTACGCCCATTACAACTGTAGAGGGTACCTCTGTTACTCCTAGGCAAAGACCAAAAGGACAAGCTGTAAGCACAGGTCCTATAAATCTAAGTGGTCAAATAGTAGGACAAATATCAGGACAAGGTAGTCAGATACAACAGCAAAATCCTGCTGGAATTACTCTTCAACAAATTACACCAATGAATACAACTTCAACTTATTTAGGCCAAAACGTACAAAATATTCAGACACTTCCAGTGAATCCTCAACAATCACTGCAACTATCCACACAGTCGTCTTTTGGTCAAGTTTCACCACATGTTTGTACTCCAAatcaaaatgtttcttttgGACAATCACAAAGCAAGCAGGCACAATATAGTCAATCTCAGAGTCCTATGATTAATCATTCTCCTATGACTCGGCAAAGTCCAGTGTCGGCTcaagataaaaattcatattattttgattcgAGGCAACACGAACAAAGATCAACCACAAATATAAATGAGGAAAACTTGGAAGCATTATTTCCCCCATCACGTAATCTCAGTTATAGTAATTTATTACTAAACTTTCTTAGATGATATCAATATtaacatttctatttaatacATTCACAGGTTATCCAGATCCTTTTAAGGATGATACACGTACAATGCCACCTCCTACGAAAATACCACCACCTGTTGCACCTAAACCTGGATCTACTAAAGTTTTGCAAAAGCTATCAAATTCTACAAATAGTTCATCTTCAAAAGTCGTGCCTATGACATTAccatcaaaattaaatattcaaactgGGCCTAATAGAACAAGTTCATCGACAACTCCACCAGTTTTGCCCAAACCTGTTAATAAAACAGAAAGTTTGAGTCAAAGTATAAGTTCTAGTACATCACCACCTGATAGTCCAACTTCAAATTCATCGAGACATAGAAGAAATGTCAGTGATACTAGTGCTTTCAATAAGTAAGCTCATATTGATATCATTActaatttcgtttatttaataCTCATAAATAACAATGCTTCTAATACATTCaggattttaaaatatttgtttatttgactcctactttttctttacataattttatcatgGAATGTTTAAAGATTACAATAGTTGCTTCACAACTTCCCATCTGTCAAagctgttttatttatattacagcGGCCATTTCGATGTTCACAGAGCGTTTGCAACTGAGACAACCCAATTCTTAGCACCGTACGAAGTTTCAGTCAAATTGCGCTCGGAAGAAATAACATCTCCTGAAGTACCAATTGATACAAAACCTTGTATAGGAACGAGTGCCTCACATGTACGTGTTGTAAGTATATGTAGCGCACAGTTTTATTTGGTTCCATGTTTactcttttaaatttatttcaatattattttttaaaatgtttgcacatcttgtaaaaattttattttgcttcagcatttacaatttaaagtattggaattattttatgtgttcatttgtttaatatatgaCATCATTTTggctttttaaatttattatatattccttATTTACTTTGTGCACTGttaagaaaatcaaaataatgaaggagatatttaaatctataaatctgaaataaatataaatacatattcacaaataaaaaacatctttatatatttttatcaggGAGAGCTTTCAAGTTTGATAGGATCAGAAGGTAGATCATTGAACACTGAAATGGCTGCTTGGAATCCATTTGAAGATGTGCAGCCTTTTGGTCAATTAACAGAAGATCATATTTTTGGCGCtgaattcgataaaattcgaaGAGGTAGTAATACCAGCATTAGTTGCGTAAAGAGTCGTGAGAGCCTCGTTATGACTTATTCTGAATTACCTGAAGATCCATTTGAATCAGCACCATTCACTCTGCCAAGTAAGTCTGCGATTGCATTTTCAAAAAGTGATTAtaacttaaaatatttaaaaaatttgtaaaatataatttttgtaattcaatatttgtaatataccAAACTCaatgttaaattttataaatgtttacaTACATTGACATCGAAATTTTGTTTTAGcaggaaagaagaataaaattggATCAAAAGCTGCAGCAGTTGCTGGAGGTAATGCatgaaatacttttttaatatctttacctttttttttctctctagaaTTATTAGTGATAACTTatatgacacacacacacacacagactttgtaatttaatttctgtTTTATAACTTATTTCTTAAACTCTTAGAGATATTTGTATACTGCTTCTTGAATGTTTTCGCTTAATGATAACGTTCTTTTTCATACTGGTTATTAAGGaaatgtgattttttttttataaaagaaaaagatacgaacCAAAAGTTATTTTCAAATTGGACAACTATTTgtctaaatataatttaactgcatagaaaagtagatattaatttaattgtttcttAAATTAATACTGTTTACTTTatctacgttttcttttttctatatacattttaattattaatatttctttgtcgtttataaaaattaaaaccgACTGTGATGCAACAAATACCTTTTGCAAAAATAAGGATGAGTGTGTACTTGCGagtaattacaatttttaaaactattttaaCATACAAATAACTACTTTTCTTGCTTTCCAATATATCAAACTTATATCACAATTTCACAATGTTGACGACCAatgttaaaatttcatttttatccaaaaaaaattatttttttattttaaatatttttatttctttatattttggcaatagatttatatacatagacatgTAAGTCATATTAAATCAAACAATTGTAATATTGGTCGTTCTAATTGTTGTATTGAAACATAAAGTCTgataagaaacaaatttacttttattttcacacttgtttttaagaatattactttttaattttacttgaATTACCAAAGAATAAACTGtaaactttgaaaattaattagtaattacTTAATAAAACTAGTGATTTGGTAATAgtgttaatttaaaaagaaaaatacatatataattggaaatgtcaaaattataaatacagaaaacgtaaaaagattatatatgaGTTTCATGAAGAAGTCTAGTCCacaaataataagatataattatgaaaaataagttTTGACTTTACATATAATGAATTCACATATAGTTACCTTCAAAATATTCATGAGACAAATTAAAACATGGGGTACTTAATTGGAGGTAAttcttatgaaaatatatggaATTTATGTAGTTGCTTGGAaaggtattaaatattaattatcttatcTAATGATTATTAgtaatccatatatatatacacgcatatatacgtgtgctGCGTTTTCTATGTTAGTATAAAATTCATGGacaattcatatttttcatatatatatttgttaaaaaataattaaaaaatttttttgcgATTTATTAAATGTAGTACATATTgctatatatatccatattaaatttttgacAGTTTGATAAAGCATAAgagtatttgtaaaaaatatattgtgatatcatttttattcagttATTGTTATGCTTGCTTATGAAACAAGATACTATAATATCTTCATATacaacaatatatttatttttaacaggaATAGAAAGTTTTTCAGGAATTAAATGCATAATACATCGAATATTAGATTCATGTTAGGTGCAGTATGTTATCTATGTTATCAAAGTTACAATGTTTATCAATAATTGTTCAAATGCTATGAACTTATATATAAGGTGATAGAAATTTAGATAGAAATTTTAACTTTATAATAGTTGTTCCTATTTAAAATACCAGATGatatgaattttcattttctttttcatctttttttttttcttctaaattaaattaaaaggaacgatatatacatatataaatattagctatacattataaaatacataaactgttttgttattacaaatatgtatacatataatgtgATATATATTGCTATAGGGTAAAGTATAATATCTTGTTCATATGAATATGTGCACACATATTGTTCATGATTACCAAATATATTATGGTAATCACATAGAGTTCATATTGAGGGAAGAAAAGGTTCAAAGGTACAATTCAGAACTGtgtcataaaataattaattactttaatataaataaagtgcTTGAAATGAAgttatatagttttttatgGAATACACttgtttgaataatttattcctAAGCATGCTGATAATATtgtagatataaatagatactGGAGATCACAATGAACTAATTCTTCCCGTATTAaaatacctatgtatatgcatatactctgtgtgtatgtatacatatgtgtatatacgaatataaaagTTATGTATAACTTAGTCTAAGCATCTTCATTAAACTGTAAGTGTGTAAGTATTCTAAACTACTCAAAGTATAAATTAAAGGTAATGATAGCTTGTATATGTGCTTATTTCTGTGAACAGAATTTCTgcaaaatcaaatttatctgTCCACTGTCTGGAACAACCTAATGAGTTTGGGAGGCACAAAACTTTTGGTTGATTTCtgaaaattctattaattatttatgcagTTTAATGTCTTTATCTTGCATTGTCTGCCTTCCATGTTGTTTCTAATGTTACTGGTATCTTGGATATCCTAACATGGTGAGTTAATTGCATTGTTGCAAGGTTCATTCTGTTTATTAATACAGCAAATTCAGCATgctatttattatcattccgatgataaaaacgataaattaaaataatactataaaatGAAAGCACTATGAGGGGTTGACAATCTTGGACATTTCTGTTTCTGCTGTATTAGAAGTGATTATGTTAcagcaataaatatatacattagcATATGGAGTATTCTTTTTTGCAATTAGCATTACTATAAAACGCAGCAATCCTTTGTTTAATTGACAATATGGAACCAATACTCAATAGTGACAATCAATTAACTTaagtatcatatatatttttattagaaaaatagatataaatatttattcaaagtaTTACTGCGTTTTTAATACAAGCCCTTGACCCCCAAAATCTGATTAGGACTGTTCCAGACGCAATGGTAGAGGTACTAACATAGTTTtggatataatttaattccCTGAAATTTACTTAATGACTATTCCTTTATATCTGATAACAGTAAACTTAAATAgatttagatataaattatatcataaaagagaagatagcACATTACATTTTATCACAACACATTGTCTGCAGCAGACCTAATCAGATATATCCTTCATTTAAACtttttaagtatatttcttttcattcttttttttataatgtatatatgttataaaatcACAGTTCCTTACATAAAATTAACATCTTTTTATCAGTAAATGTATACTTAGTAATTAATGTTAGTATTGTATAAGcttgtacatatatttcttggAATTAAGGATactgtaaaaaaatgtattattatatgtataacaaaatgaaaaagaaattcatattACATAATAACAGTTCAGGTGTAaccgaataaaataaaaatacaatatattagaattagaTAATAGTGTAAAATGTATATAGGTAAGTATAAGATTCAGTTGAGTTATAAAAAAAGCTATGCTTATAGGAAAGTTATTTATACGATAGTTAAAACATAACTactctttttaaatatctaaacatgatttaaaaatttatttgaaagaaaatgtaatattttgtttttcaggaaggattcaaaataataatattagggTGCCTTTAAAACAATGGAATTCAGGGGTGAAACAGGATGGAATGGATGATGAAGCATCATTGCTTACCGAATCTAATCCCATTTCTCCACCTTTTGTCCGAGCTCCAATCGAAGACCGttcaaaatatgaaaaattagcTTTTAATGCGGATGAAATATCAAGTGATAGTGATAAGGATGTAGCCCTAGAAcgagtgaaaaagaagaaaaaaagagtgaaaacTGTACTcagtaggaagaagaaagtgaatcaagatttaaataatactaatgTAGAATATGAATCTGATGATTCTATAGGTTCTGCTAGTGATTTGAAAGCAATAAATGATGAAGAGTGTATTcaagaaaatgatgatgaacaaaagaaaatagatgagACAATTTCAGAGAGTGTACGTACTTGTGGAAGTTCAGCATATCATGCAGAATGTGAATCTGTTGCAACGCATGAAGAGGaatatagaatgaaaaaaccaaaaaaacaTCACCATACTCAACACCTACCAACAATTGATTCAGATCCTGTGGTAGGACATCAATATGGAGAAAAACCTTTATTATTGGATGATGAATTAGATCCAGAATCTAAACCAGAACAATCTCATGGAGATCCATTTGTTGGTTTCCAGTATGGATCAAAACCTCTACTATTAGATGCTAATAGTTCCTCggatgaaaatgataaattaaggTCATTAAATAATGGTGTTTGGAAAATAGAAGATGATGTATTTGCACTTGCACCATTTCCAAGATCTAGTAGCTCTAGAAAAAGTAGTGATAGTCGTGATAGCGGACGTAAACATTTTGGACAAAGCAGTATTGCAAACTCTCCTCAAAATTCAAATTTGGTGACACCTATATCTAGTTCTCCAGTTACATCAGAGTTCTTAGGgaatgtagaaaataaaactcAAGCTGAATTATTATCTGTATTGCCTTCTACAAATCTCACAGATATAAATATGAGTAAAAACAATTATGAAGTAGTAAATTTTACTCATTCAGTTCAACAATCACCAACTACAGCTCTTCTTTGTGCTAATACtaatgaaaaggaagatatGGAAAAAGATCTATTTGGTTCTTCGCCTTTCAGCCCAAGTGGTTTTACAAATCCCTTCAACAATATGCAACAGTATATAAATGTTGAAACACATGATCAACCAATCTCTGCATTTATAAATTCACCCTCTTCTTATGCTAATTATGCTAATATTACTTCGCAATCTTATAGAACTCCAGATAATCATTGTACAGGCAATTCAccaattatttctaattctaaACTTGGTACTGTGACTAGTAATTCAGAGACATTGAATATGGAGTCTTCCAAAGATCTTTTTGGATCTGTACCTTTTGAAGAATTTGCAAATTTGCGTATGAGTGAACAACAAAGGCCAACATCTCTACCATTATCACAGTCTCCAAACTTTGTGAAGAATTCATTGAATACTGTGTCAACATGTAATGTACATTCATCAAATGCTGTTCCAATAATACCAACAACACTACCAACATATACAACAGTGCAGCATACTACTATGATAGCAGTTCAGGCATTAAATAGCATTTCAAAATTAAGTATTACATCAGAATTAATCTCTCCTATGTCTCCAGAACCTTTAGTTACAGATAATCCATCAAAGCATAAGAAGGATAAATCCAAATCCGATAAATCTAAATACCATCTTATCAATGAAAATCATGGTGATGTTGTTAATGTTCTACCTACTAAAATATCTCATAAAGTTAAATCTGCaggtcataaaaaaaatttgaagataaaaaagggaTCTGCAGCAACATCTGGTTTCAGTAATATGAGTTTTGAAGATTTTCCTAGCGATGACAATGATGAAAAACAAGTTAGAACAAAAGTAACACCTTTTGAGGTAATAAGAGAACcagaaaagaaatttggtTCGTTAAAAAGACGAAGCAATCCGTTTACCTGAGAAGAAATACAGCTGACTAATAGCCAAGgtatttattactaatatgagtaaaagatatatatgcatttgattctgtattttaattaaacattagTATTCTAACAGAAAATATAATCTCGAAATAGTATAATGATTTGTTACATTGTGAATATAATTGCACAATGTAATTGAAAATGCAGCAAAAATGATTAAAGTTCTGGAAACAAAAACTATACATGATGATATATTTGATTCAATATATGTTCATTATCTTATATGCGATATTTTGACATTTAAAAATGaactttacttatttattcatgattttataaaaaagaagttattGTTATGGATACTTATAATAAGTATGAAGAATACAGATTTGTGGAAAAAATTAAGATGCTTTTTCGACAGATTCGAGATATTTAAGAACTATAATATGGACTCAATAgtcttgaaataaaattataaaaaattttattttctatttttttaaaaataaatagatctttttagttattaatacttaaaaataatttaatggtAGAATCAGCaacataatataatgtataaaggCAGAAAATACCAAGAAGTATATAAGTCAAGaaaagttaattaatattataactgATAAATACATTTAGTATGGATTTTTTCTCGaaggttttatatatatatatatatatatatatatatatatatatatatctttttatttaagtcttatattttttcacaaatcaataagaaatatttaatgtgaTAGCAGCAGGTAGctgcatatgtgtatacgaTAAGGCATATgcaagtatatacatatatttatgccTGACTGACAAATGGTGCGTTCTGTAAAGATGACTTATgaaaattggaaaatattaaTCCATATAATGTCatcttttaattactttttgcATTTCTAGAAGATTTGTACAGGCAAATAGGAATAAGGAAGTAATCACGCAagtgataatattaatttatatgaaaatatatatactttccaAGATGTTTTTAGACAAAACCAAGTTATTAAACTTGGCAGCTCgataccaaaaaaagaaaaacaaaaaatttggtAGAGGAAGCTTATGCATCTATTTTTGCAGCTAAGCATTTTCACTACATTTATACTTGGAAATTTGTAGATATCTATTAGTACAGTTTGCAAGATTAGCTCTTATAATACATCTTTTTTAGGAAACTTTTCTAAAAGGATGTTAGTTACATGTATacacaaataaaattataatataaaattttgtcaatattatgaaaatatgcaTTGTATAAACAATATGTTCACAAGAGGAATTTATGCAATAAAATATTCCTCTCAATAAGTATGAAAAACATTGCTTATAGATTTCACAGCTATAAAGGCGCAGATAATAGCATTAAGGATATTTATACATTGTCCTAATTAAAGATCTGCAATGTGTAATacagaaatattagaaaaaatgtttaaactgTATTTATCTTCATTGGTTTGCCTAAAATATTGCCTTATTATGTAAGACTGAATTGTTGTTTAACAgtcagtaataataattagataatattaagCAAATAACTTTTATGTCattaatactatataatatt encodes:
- the LOC127071868 gene encoding BMP-2-inducible protein kinase isoform X5 yields the protein MKKLFSKIENTSKEPNSYLGKVFVVGRYTVTVEEVLAEGGFAIVFLVKASTGRYALKRMYVNNEHDLNVCKREIQIASNLSGHKNIIGYVDSSITHTGGGVHELLLLMPYCKSQVLQMMNNRLQTGFNESEILQIFCDVCEAVSRLHHCQTPIIHRDLKVENILFADSGNYVLCDFGSATGKVLNPNIQGAAVVEEEIKKYTTLSYRAPEMVDMYCGKPITTKADIWALGCLLYKLCFFTLPFGESTLAIQSGNFTIPDNSRYSKALHCLIRYMLEPDPDVRPDIYQVSVIAFQIQGKECPVQNLHKTPTPTLDSLPCPLMENDNIKRSSSVRTPKPTPITTVEGTSVTPRQRPKGQAVSTGPINLSGQIVGQISGQGSQIQQQNPAGITLQQITPMNTTSTYLGQNVQNIQTLPVNPQQSLQLSTQSSFGQVSPHVCTPNQNVSFGQSQSKQAQYSQSQSPMINHSPMTRQSPVSAQDKNSYYFDSRQHEQRSTTNINEENLEALFPPSRYPDPFKDDTRTMPPPTKIPPPVAPKPGSTKVLQKLSNSTNSSSSKVVPMTLPSKLNIQTGPNRTSSSTTPPVLPKPVNKTESLSQSISSSTSPPDSPTSNSSRHRRNVSDTSAFNKAFATETTQFLAPYEVSVKLRSEEITSPEVPIDTKPCIGTSASHGELSSLIGSEGRSLNTEMAAWNPFEDVQPFGQLTEDHIFGAEFDKIRRGSNTSISCVKSRESLVMTYSELPEDPFESAPFTLPTGKKNKIGSKAAAVAGGRIQNNNIRVPLKQWNSGVKQDGMDDEASLLTESNPISPPFVRAPIEDRSKYEKLAFNADEISSDSDKDVALERVKKKKKRVKTVLSRKKKVNQDLNNTNVEYESDDSIGSASDLKAINDEECIQENDDEQKKIDETISESVRTCGSSAYHAECESVATHEEEYRMKKPKKHHHTQHLPTIDSDPVVGHQYGEKPLLLDDELDPESKPEQSHGDPFVGFQYGSKPLLLDANSSSDENDKLRSLNNGVWKIEDDVFALAPFPRSSSSRKSSDSRDSGRKHFGQSSIANSPQNSNLVTPISSSPVTSEFLGNVENKTQAELLSVLPSTNLTDINMSKNNYEVVNFTHSVQQSPTTALLCANTNEKEDMEKDLFGSSPFSPSGFTNPFNNMQQYINVETHDQPISAFINSPSSYANYANITSQSYRTPDNHCTGNSPIISNSKLGTVTSNSETLNMESSKDLFGSVPFEEFANLRMSEQQRPTSLPLSQSPNFVKNSLNTVSTCNVHSSNAVPIIPTTLPTYTTVQHTTMIAVQALNSISKLSITSELISPMSPEPLVTDNPSKHKKDKSKSDKSKYHLINENHGDVVNVLPTKISHKVKSAGHKKNLKIKKGSAATSGFSNMSFEDFPSDDNDEKQVRTKVTPFEVIREPEKKFGSLKRRSNPFT
- the LOC127071868 gene encoding AP2-associated protein kinase 1 isoform X1, whose translation is MKKLFSKIENTSKEPNSYLGKVFVVGRYTVTVEEVLAEGGFAIVFLVKASTGRYALKRMYVNNEHDLNVCKREIQIASNLSGHKNIIGYVDSSITHTGGGVHELLLLMPYCKSQVLQMMNNRLQTGFNESEILQIFCDVCEAVSRLHHCQTPIIHRDLKVENILFADSGNYVLCDFGSATGKVLNPNIQGAAVVEEEIKKYTTLSYRAPEMVDMYCGKPITTKADIWALGCLLYKLCFFTLPFGESTLAIQSGNFTIPDNSRYSKALHCLIRYMLEPDPDVRPDIYQVSVIAFQIQGKECPVQNLHKTPTPTLDSLPCPLMENDNIKRSSSVRTPKPTPITTVEGTSVTPRQRPKGQAVSTGPINLSGQIVGQISGQGSQIQQQNPAGITLQQITPMNTTSTYLGQNVQNIQTLPVNPQQSLQLSTQSSFGQVSPHVCTPNQNVSFGQSQSKQAQYSQSQSPMINHSPMTRQSPVSAQDKNSYYFDSRQHEQRSTTNINEENLEALFPPSRYPDPFKDDTRTMPPPTKIPPPVAPKPGSTKVLQKLSNSTNSSSSKVVPMTLPSKLNIQTGPNRTSSSTTPPVLPKPVNKTESLSQSISSSTSPPDSPTSNSSRHRRNVSDTSAFNNGHFDVHRAFATETTQFLAPYEVSVKLRSEEITSPEVPIDTKPCIGTSASHVRVGELSSLIGSEGRSLNTEMAAWNPFEDVQPFGQLTEDHIFGAEFDKIRRGSNTSISCVKSRESLVMTYSELPEDPFESAPFTLPTGKKNKIGSKAAAVAGGRIQNNNIRVPLKQWNSGVKQDGMDDEASLLTESNPISPPFVRAPIEDRSKYEKLAFNADEISSDSDKDVALERVKKKKKRVKTVLSRKKKVNQDLNNTNVEYESDDSIGSASDLKAINDEECIQENDDEQKKIDETISESVRTCGSSAYHAECESVATHEEEYRMKKPKKHHHTQHLPTIDSDPVVGHQYGEKPLLLDDELDPESKPEQSHGDPFVGFQYGSKPLLLDANSSSDENDKLRSLNNGVWKIEDDVFALAPFPRSSSSRKSSDSRDSGRKHFGQSSIANSPQNSNLVTPISSSPVTSEFLGNVENKTQAELLSVLPSTNLTDINMSKNNYEVVNFTHSVQQSPTTALLCANTNEKEDMEKDLFGSSPFSPSGFTNPFNNMQQYINVETHDQPISAFINSPSSYANYANITSQSYRTPDNHCTGNSPIISNSKLGTVTSNSETLNMESSKDLFGSVPFEEFANLRMSEQQRPTSLPLSQSPNFVKNSLNTVSTCNVHSSNAVPIIPTTLPTYTTVQHTTMIAVQALNSISKLSITSELISPMSPEPLVTDNPSKHKKDKSKSDKSKYHLINENHGDVVNVLPTKISHKVKSAGHKKNLKIKKGSAATSGFSNMSFEDFPSDDNDEKQVRTKVTPFEVIREPEKKFGSLKRRSNPFT